From the Erythrolamprus reginae isolate rEryReg1 chromosome Z, rEryReg1.hap1, whole genome shotgun sequence genome, one window contains:
- the LOC139153231 gene encoding neoverrucotoxin subunit beta-like: MEIEGQLKYRQLQRLNMAIEEDTIKIAALGRPFQLGTLYDSRKDALIPGVTLWNYSSLQKDLTIKPQPKTATEIIASDSIDDKSSALDISGPIKSSFLGGLIDVRGSAEYLQDTKKSKQQARVTVQYKATTRYEQLTMSHLGIQNVSYPAVFEQGTATHVVTAILYGAQAFFVFDLQATIKKEISNTGQTDTKLNEEEKENALKFNCKFHGDFSLDQNPVTFNGAMQVYKTLPKMLGKVGEKAVPVRVWLYPLSKLDTRAAKMVREISVRLIFDAEKILEELNEIQMQSNDLANDPIAETFPEIKKIKQLKDLCKQHRLTFQKKLARMLPSIRGGGQEEGTLVDLLMSVNQSPFNSQRLCEFLDTKKTEINFVKSYLSILKNIEVISTKNKLEEVVLNSQNRYVVSFMFTSLYKKEPFLLSLQDWLQEQFLRESVKSTSSGQEEDMAWYEDKERTRNARQAAKSMQDFFSINQLNEKIRFVVASLSDVDITGASIYLYEEGELVSKNFELPSQPYLLRIGEVRHDSNKVKFQPAEHGKAAIFNYLVEYKMVGEEIWKTARTEDCEELLLLKDLRPNTEYQFQYAACRSKSSDLSPPIKTLPTSPPEKLRMVTVALRER; encoded by the exons GGCAGCTGAAGTATCGGCAATTGCAGAGGCTAAACATGGCCATTGAAGAGGACACCATAAAGATAGCGGCCCTGGGCCGCCCCTTCCAGCTGGGGACATTGTATGACAGCCGCAAGGATGCGCTCATCCCAG GTGTCACTCTTTGGAACTACAGTTCCCTTCAGAAGGACCTGACCATCAAGCCTCAGCCCAAGACAGCTACTGAAATCATTGCATCCGACAGCATAGATGATAAGAGCTCCGCCCTGGACATCTCAGGACCCATTAAGTCCAGTTTTCTTGGGGGGCTGATTGATGTGAGAGGATCAGCCGAGTATCTCCAGGACACCAAGAAGTCCAAGCAACAGGCCAGGGTCACCGTTCAGTACAAAGCCACCACCAGGTATGAACAGCTGACCATGAGCCACCTGGGAATCCAGAATGTCTCTTACCCAGCCGTCTTTGAGCAGGGCACAGCCACCCACGTGGTCACCGCCATCCTGTATGGAGCCCAGGCCTTCTTTGTCTTTGACCTCCAGGCTACAATCAAGAAGGAAATATCTAACACAGGACAAACGGATACGAAGCTtaatgaggaagagaaagagaatgctCTCAAGTTCAATTGCAAGTTCCATGGAGACTTTTCTTTGGACCAAAACCCTGTGACCTTCAATGGTGCTATGCAGGTTTACAAAACTCTACCAAAAATGTTAGGGAAAGTTGGGGAGAAGGCTGTGCCTGTTCGGGTCTGGCTCTATCCATTGAGCAAGCTAGACACCAGAGCAGCTAAGATGGTCCGTGAGATCAGCGTGAGATTGATCTTTGATGCTGAAAAGATCTTGGAGGAACTTAATGAAATCCAGATGCAAAGCAATGACCTAGCCAACGATCCCATTGCTGAGACCTTCCCTGAGATCAAGAAGATCAAACAGTTGAAGGATCTGTGCAAGCAACACCGGCTGACTTTCCAGAAAAAGCTGGCCAGAATGTTACCTTCCATCCGGGGAGGAGGGCAGGAGGAAGGGACCCTGGTGGACCTCTTGATGTCCGTCAACCAATCTCCATTTAACAGCCAAAGACTCTGTGAATTTCTGGACACCAAGAAAACAGAAATTAACTTTGTCAAATCTTATCTGTCTATTCTAAAAAATATAGAAGTGATCTCAACTAAGAACAAGTTGGAAGAAGTAGTTCTCAACTCTCAAAATAGATACGTGGTCTCCTTTATGTTCACCTCTTTATATAAAAAGGAGCCATTTCTGTTGAGCTTACAGGATTGGCTTCAGGAGCAATTCTTGCGGGAATCAGTTAAGTCCACAAGTTCTGGGCAGGAGGAAGACATGGCCTGGTATGAGGACAAGGAGAGGACACGCAATGCTCGCCAAGCTGCCAAATCCATGCAAGACTTTTTCAGCATCAATCAATTGAATGAAAAGATCCGCTTTGTTGTGGCCTCTCTTTCAGATGTGGACATCACAGGAGCCTCAATATACCTTTATGAAGAAGGAGAGCTGGTCAGCAAGAACTTTGAGTTGCCCTCACAACCTTACCTTTTACGGATCGGTGAAGTGAGACACGACAGCAATAAAGTGAAGTTTCAACCAGCTGAACATGGAAAGGCTGCAATCTTTAACTATCTGGTAGAGTACAAGATGGTAGGGGAAGAAATCTGGAAGACTGCGAGGACAGAGGACTGCGAGGAATTGCTCCTGTTGAAAGATCTGCGCCCAAACACAGAGTACCAGTTCCAGTACGCTGCTTGCCGTAGTAAATCCAGTGACCTGAGCCCACCCATAAAGACCCTTCCCACCAGCCCTCCTGAGAAATTAAGAATGGTCACTGTGGCACTGAGGGAAAGATAA